A region of Scleropages formosus chromosome 2, fSclFor1.1, whole genome shotgun sequence DNA encodes the following proteins:
- the LOC108940612 gene encoding serine/arginine-rich splicing factor 6-like, giving the protein MPRVYIGRLSYHVREKDIQRFFSGYGKLLEIDLKNGYGFVEFEDTRDADDAVYELNGKELCGERVIVEHARGPRRDGYGSSGYSSRSRTGRDKYGPPVRTEYRLIVENLSSRCSWQDLKDFMRQAGEVTYADAHKERTNEGVIEFRSYSDMRRALDKLDGTDINGRKIRLVEDKPRRRRSYSGSRSRSRSRRRSRSRSRRSSHSRSNSRSRSRSRSRARKSHSRSHGRKSSRSRSRGRKSSRSRSRGRKSSRSRSRGRKSSRSRSRGRKSRSRSRGQKSHSRSRGRKSRSNSRGQKSRSRSRGQKSRSPSAGRKSRSKSLSKVKSERDSRSRSKEKSVDKKSRSRTPSPVENGKAERAKSASRSPSPQAEDSHSKSPAKRSASRSPSRSKSHSRSRSRSVSQD; this is encoded by the exons GTATGGTTTTGTGGAGTTTGAGGACACCCGTGATGCAGACGATGCTGTGTACGAGCTCAACGGAAAGGAGCTGTGTGGAGAACGGGTCATTGTGGAGCATGCCAGAGGACCTCGGCGAGATGGATATG GcagtagtggttacagcagcagaagccgTACCGGCAGGGATAAGTATGGGCCCCCTGTTCGCACAGAGTATCGCCTCATTGTGGAGAACTTGTCCAGCCGGTGCAGTTGGCAGGACCTCAAG GATTTCATGAGGCAGGCTGGGGAGGTAACGTATGCAGATGCCCATAAGGAGCGTACTAATGAGGGAGTCATCGAGTTTCGTTCATACTCTGATATGAGGAGGGCCCTGGACAAGCTGGATGGGACAGACATCAATGGCAGGAAAATCCGCCTGGTGGAAGACAAGCCACGTCGTCGCCGCTCGTACTCTGGTAGCCGGTCCAG GTCTCGCAGCCGCCGTCGATCTCGTAGCAGGAGCCGCCGTAGCAGCCATTCTCGAAGCAACTCAAGATCGCGCTCACG GTCTCGATCCCGTGCCAGGAAGTCCCACTCCCGTTCTCATGGAAGGAAGTCGTCCCGCTCTCGTTCTCGTGGAAGGAAGTCGTCTCGCTCTCGTTCTCGTGGAAGGAAGTCGTCCCGTTCCCGCTCTCGTGGAAGGAAGTCGTCCCGCTCTCGTTCTAGGGGCCGCAAATCCCGCTCCCGTTCCCGTGGCCAAAAGTCACACTCCCGTTCCCGGGGCCGTAAATCCCGCTCCAATTCTCGGGGCCAAAAGTCCCGCTCCCGTTCTCGGGGCCAAAAGTCCCGCAGTCCGTCTGCTGGGCGCAAGTCTCGCTCAAAGAGCCTTTCCAAAGTCAAATCGGAGCGCGACTCCCGCAGCCGGTCTAAGGAGAAGTCTGTTGACAAGAAGTCCCGCAgccgcaccccctcccctgtGGAGAATGGCAAAGCAGAGCGTGCCAAATCTGCCTCTCGTTCCCCATCTCCCCAGGCTGAAGACAGCCATTCCAAGTCTCCAGCCAAGCGCTCTGCTTCCCGTTCCCCATCTCGGTCTAAGTCTCACTCACGATCCCGCTCCAGATCTGTGTCCCAGGATTAA